DNA from Rubripirellula lacrimiformis:
ACGTCTGCGAATTCCTCGGCCAAATTTTCCTGATCGTCCCCGCGAAGGGCCGATGCTAGCTCGCCAACTTCTTCCATCAGCCACATGAAAGTGCCGTCGACGCCGCGGATAACGTCTTTTTCGTAATACATCTGATGGATGTGCCGTTGCAGGTCGGCAATGGACAGCTCGTCACTCGATCGAGGGGGCTGAGAAGAATCGCTGGATGGCATCGGGATCGCCTGGGCGGACGTTGAAAATGGATGGGGACGGCAAATGAGGCAATATTTGACGTGGTAACGTGAATACTTTGGCTGATTTTGGGCCAAACGCCCACAACCTATCCCGCTGCCCCATCCCACGGTAGTCAACTACAGTGTTTGCGGTCGTTTGGTTCCATCACATCTGTTCGCAACTCCGAAAATCTCTCCATCTATGACTGAATCCAAGCCTTCGCCGAGCGAAAAACCCGCCGGGAACGCTGGTTTTCATCGCTATCCCTTCTATTCACCCCGATTCTGGCACGGAATGCGTCCGGCGACATGGTTCGGGTTGCTACGCAGTGGGCGGTGCCGAATTCATCCCAGCCGAATCGGGATTCTGATCGGGGTCACCATCGCGACCCCCTTCAATACGCTGATGGCGGGCATCCAGTGGCTGATTTTTCGGCGTCAGCTTGCCGAAGCCGAATTGCACGGTCCCCCGGTTTTTATCGTGGGGCATTGGCGAAGCGGGACGACGTTGTTGCACGAATTGATGGTTCGCGACGAGCGGCTGAGCAGTCCGTCGACGTACCAGTGCTTTGCCCCCAGCCACTTTTTGATTTCGCAGTGGTTCTTTCGGCGGTTCGCCAACTGGCTGTTGCCGGGCAAACGACCGATGGACAACATGGCCGCCGGATGGGAACGCCCGCAAGAAGACGAATTTGCGCTGCTGACCTTGGGACTGCCATCGCCTTACCGCCGCATCGCGTTCCCCAATGAAGGGCCGGCGGATATGGATTACCTGGACTTCGAGGGTGTTCCGCCAGCGGATATCAAAACTTGGCTGCAAGGTTTGCGATCGTTTCTGCTGCGCGTCAGCATTTCGACCGGGCGTCCGCTGATCATCAAGAGCCCGACTCACACCGGCCGGATCGCCCAGTTGGCTGCCGAGTTTCCAGATGCCAAATTCATTCACATCACTCGTGACCCACGCGATCTGTATCCATCCACGATGCGTTTGTGGAAAGGGCTTGATGAAGTCCAGGCCTTGCAACAACCGGACGAATCGGATTTGGACCAGTACGTCGTCGATTGCTTTCAGCGGATGTACGGCGCGTTCCACCGAGATCGCGATCAACTGCCCTCTGGCCGCTTGATGGACGTCCGTTACGAAGACCTGGTTGCGGATCCCGTCGCCGTGCTGCGTAATATCTATCAGTCTTTGCACCTCAGTGACTTCGATGCCGTGTGCCCCGTCATCGAAGAGTGGGTGGAAAGCGAACACAGGGGCTATCAACCCAACAAGCACCAACTCGAACCGGCGACCGAAGCGATGATTCGCGGCGCATGGAAAGAGTATTTCGATCGGTACGGTTATTAAACGATGCGTCAACAACTTCGCTGCTGGATTCAAATTGGTTCGATGTCCGCACTGTTATTGGGCGTTGTGCCCGGTTGCAGTGGGAAGCCTGCCCCGGAATCGGCGGCCGTTCCCGTCGAAAAATCTGCGGAACAACCGCAGGTCGCCAAAGAACCGGCGCCGATCGCGCCGCAGGTCTACGAAGCCAGTGCCGACGAACTGCTGGCCGCCCGCCTGCCAGCAGACCAAGCCAGCGAAGGTTGGATTCGACTGTTCGACGGGCACACGCTGTACGGATGGGAGATTACCGGAGCGGCCAATTGGCGGATCGAAGACGGCAGCATCGTGGTCGATGAAGGCGCCAAATGCCTGCTTTGCACATCCATGCCCTGGCAAGATTTTGAATTGGAACTGGAATACCAGGCCGACGCCGATACCAACAGCGGCGTGTTCCTGCGAACGCCCCTGGAACCCGAAGATCCGGCGTTGGACTGTTACGAAGTCAATATCGCGCCGGCCGATAACCCCTATCCCACCGCCGGACTGGTCAAACGCCAGAAAGCTGACCCGGTCAGCGAACCCGAGTCGGCTGACGCGTGGCGGACAATGCGGATGGTCTTGGACGGGGACCACCTGACGGTTGCCGTCGATGGCAAAGTCGTCAACGACTATACCGACAAGGTCGGTTTGGAAACCGGCCGGATCGGGCTGCAACACAATGGTGGCCGGATCGCCTTTCGGAACATCCGACTAAAACCGATCGGGCTAAACAGCCTATTGAGCAAAGACTTGGACCAATGGACCAAGTACCCCGAAATGCCCGGCAGCTTTACCGTCACTGACGATGGTGATCTGCATGTCCAGGGCGGACGCACGCAACTGGAATCCAAGCAGTCCTTCGGCGACTTTGTCCTGCTGGCACAGTACCAATTGGCCAAACCCGAAATGAACTCGGGGATCTTTTTTCGTTGCATTCCAGGTGACGAAATGATGGGCTACGAATGTCAGCTGTCCAACGAAGTGAAAGACGGCAACCCGCTAGCGCCCGCCGATACCGGCACCGGTGGAATCTTTAAACGCCAAGACGCTCGCGTCGTCGCCGGTGATGCGGACAAGTTTTCGACTCTGGTCTTGGTCGTCCATCAGCAGAAGATTGCTGCCTGGGTCGAAGGAGTCCAAGTCAGCAATTGGTTCGACGACCGCAAAGCAGACGAAAACCCACGACGAGGCCTACGCTTGGAACCCGGCACGATCATGATCCAAGGTCACGATCCCACCACCGACGCCAAGCTAAAGCAAATCGCCATCCGCGCGATCGAGTAGCCGAAGCGGATACAGAAAGTCCATCACGCCACCCTGGCCCCGAAACCTGCTCAACCGTAGTGGACTTTGCTGGTGGGGGCCGTTTTCGGTTGGGGGGAATTCTGGCGAATCCGGTTACGAGGACACTGGGGGATTCTGACGAATCCCGTTTCGTTGTTTGGGAACTCATTCAACAGTCCGCTGCATTAGGTCCTTGGGGAACTCGGCTGGCCAGTCGCCGGTTAATTTCATGTCGCGAATTTTGACATCCCGTTTCACTTCTCTTAGCAATCCTGGACGCGATGATTCCGCGATTGGTATGTCCATCAGGGGTTTGTCATTCAATTGGACCTGAACGACTTCGCCTTCGCGTGTCATCGTGATGGTGTTCCATGACTCGTCATTGGGAACGTTGTCGGCGGCAATCGGTTCAGCCGGCGGATCCAGCTTGTCGTCACTGACAAAGTCCGTCGATGACAGATCATTGGTGATAGCGATCCAGGATGGTAGCGTGCCTTTGCGAGTCAGTTTCAGCGCCGTGCGTCCAATCGTAGGATGGACTTCCGTTTTATCCCACTGCCACCAGAACGAATATTCGATCGTATCGCCGTCCATCAACGGACGTAGATATTCGATATGGGATTTAGGGTCAGACGCGTTGCTGGTTTCTAAAGATTTGTAAATCAGTTGGCCGTCTTGAACGAGCCATCTGGTCGTATCGTTTTCAAGCCCTTTGCGACGTGCCTCGGCGATCTCGCCGGCGTCTTGGTCGTGTCCGATCGGCAATAGCGGGTCGGCTTGGTAGCGGCCGATGGTCAGAATCCCCCAGCCTCGCAGCGTCGCGTCGATTGGATTGATCTCACTTGGGATCACCGGATCGCCTTTCACGCGAATGTTGTTGAACTTGGTCGTGCGATCCATACGGTGCAAGATCGACAGCCAGGGAAACGACTCGGTTTTCAGGTCGGTGACGTAGTCATCACCGTTGCAGAAACCTACCACCTCGTTATCAGTCACTTTCAGCCCTTCGGTGTTCAGATGATTGCTTTCAATGTTGGGAACTTTGACGTGCACCGACCTACCACCCATCGAGGCAATCAACGCCTCTTTCTTCCATCCGTTGGGACGGTACAAGATGCCGCCATAGCCCATGTCCGATTCGCCCCAGTTGCCGTCCCAAATGTCGGCAGTGACTTCGAACGATCCCGTCACGGGAAAGCGAAGCATCAACAGCGTCAAGTTGTTGCCACTGGTGCCGCTGACCCATCCATCGTCATCAATCGCAAACATGGCCGGCAAACTCGGCATGTTGGATACTGTTCGCATCGGCAGGGTAACGGGAGCAAAATGTTTTAGTGGCGACTGAGTGCTCGCACCAGCTGCGCGTCCGACTCCGGCGAGGGCTCTGATGCGTCCCAATGCTGATTGGATCATGGGATGTTGCCCGCGAGTGGCAAACGGCAAAATTTTGTCCAACAGATCCGTGGTCTGTTTCTTGGATAGGCCTGCCGGGATCGATCTTGCGATGAGGTGAGTGGCCAACATCGGATAACGAAGCAGTTTGTCATTTTTCTCAGGCTTGTTCGCGGCCAAGTCCGCGTCGATGGCCGCAAACGTATCCGCTAGCGACGCGATCAGTTGACGTGATTGCGGTGTGCCGCCCTGCCCTGCCCCGCTCTGCGATTTCCGGATCTTTCGGTCGTCCAGTTCGATGGCAGCCAGACGAACCAGCGCTGCGGCGATATCAGCGTCGTCGCCTGGTTGCTTGCTGCGCGTCGCGATCGTTTCAGCGATTTGATCCGACTTTCCTAGTTCGGCGGCCACATCGGCCAGCATCAGCACGGTATCGACGGCGGGCAGGTCTGGCGAACAGGTCGGCAACGCTTGGATGTCGGCCAGACGCGGAGTTTGACGCTGCAGCATTTCCGGCGGCGTGTCGTAGCGAACAAACCCAGTCCAGTGGGCGATGGGATCATCAGCGGAATCGCCAAGTGTGATCCGTTGCAATACATCCAGCTGGTCCGACTTCGGAAGTTTTTGAATTCCCAAGCATAGTTTGCCGACCGTCAACGATTGCGGATCGGTCCCGTCGGCTTCGTCAGACGCGATCAATTGGCGAATGAACAACGGGATCTGCTGAGCCATGCCATCAGCCACCAATTCGTGCATGAATCCCTCCAACGCTCGCTGGACATATTCGTCGCGACGATCGTCGTCATAGTTGGCATATCTCGCTTCGATGGAATCCGATTCCATTTTCAAAATTTCGCCGAATCGGGTCGGTGATCCTCCTTGAGCGGAACTCTTTAGCATCAGCTTGCGCAGTTTGCTGGCGATACTGCGGTGTCGGTTGGACGTGTAGGAGTCCGATGCGATCAGGGCAACGGTGCGCTGCAACAGGTCGCTAACCTGGTCTGCGACTTCTGGTACCGGGATCACGGCATCTCCGGTTAACGGCCAAATGCATCCGAGCACCAGATTGATCGACTCGCTTTTACGGTACGAGTCTTGTTGCATCTGGGACGTAATCGATGTCGGGCCAGCCGCCTGCGGTGCGATGGCATCTTTGTCGGGCAATACCGAATCCATGGCTTCGGTGAAACTGTTCAAGGCGGTCTCCAGCGTGGCAAAGTCATTCGCCGCCCAAGATGCCTCCACGATCGCTCGTGCCACCACCGCTTTCTCGGTCGTCGTTTCGATTCGCTGCTGCAATTGCGCGATCAACGATTTCGATTGTCCCGACTTGGCGGCGGCACGCGCCATTGCGATCGACGCAGACTGGACCTCGCCGCTGGTTTGGCTGTTGTCGTATCCCGTCGTCGAAACCATGCCTGTGGCGTACGGGAACACGGTTGCCGGGCGATGCTGTGGCAGAACGATCGAACGCAGCGAGTCGGTAATCAAGGTCATGGTTTCCTTGGACGGTTCCTGCGGCGGTTCATCGCCGTCGGATTTTCCGTCTTTGTCTGTTGCCGGATCGCTAGTGCCCAGTTCGAAACCACTGGCATCGGAATACAGATCCACAATCTCGTTCACTCGTCGAACCAATTCACCCATCCCGCCGTCATCTCGGTTGTTCGAATTGACGTTCGATCGGGCGATCGTAAACGCGTCGCCCGTCGTGGCCATTTTTCGAAGTGGCGGGCCATTGCCCAAAGCCAGAGTCAATGCACGCGTGGAGACGGCGATGTCGCCTTGGATCGCGGTCGTGCGGGCGATGTTCAGCGCCGTGTCGCACTGCTCGGCTGATAGCGGTGCACCCTCCGTCGATGCCGCTTCGATCGAATCCAGATAGGTTGCAAACGTCTGGGACGTGTCGCCGATCAACTGGGCCAGCGCCAGGTCCAGCTGCGGTTCGTCGGCTGTTTTTGCCGCCGTTCGTAGATAGCGAACCAATGTCTTGCCGATTTCGTCGTGCTCCGCTTCCTGGGAATCGACGAGGGTCTTGGCGACCGGGTACAGGTCCAGCAGGTCGCGGTACTTGCTTGCTGTGGGTGTTCCTTCGGCGGCAGCCACATCGGCCATCGGTGGCAGTCGATCCGTCAGTCGGTCGGCCGCGGATGAAACGTTTGCCGGATCAGTCATCGACGCGATCAGCAGTTCGGCTGCGGGCAATGACCAGTCCTCGGTCTTCTTGGCGGCAAGGTCCGCAATCGCTGCCGCGAATTCCTCAACGGCGGCCTTGCCGTCATCGCTCTGGATCGCCGTTTCGATCGCTAGCGTCAGCCCCGGCTTCGTATCACCTGACAGCAGTGCATTGGCCGGCAGATCCATCAAGTCGATTTGCTGCTGCCCTGCCCTGTCGATGTCTTCACGGTCGGCCAGTGCTTGCGAGGTCCAACGCAGGTACTGAGTGCTGGATTCAGGAGTCACTGCATCCGCAGCCTTCTTGGCCGAATCGACGAACTTGTCGATCGACATCGATCCGCTCCAACGCTTCGATCGTTCGAACTTGGCGGGTTCCGAAATGGCACGCCGATAGATTGCCAGTGCATCGATGGGACAACCCATATCGATCAGTTTGTCAGCGATCGACTGGTACTCTCTCAGTTCTTGGTAGTCACCGTAGCCTGGATTGTATTGGTTTTGATCGGAATGATCGATCGACCGGTATCCATCCAACGCAAATTGCCTTGCCTTGTCGGATTGGTTGTTATCCGCGTAGGCATCGACCAAGCGAGCGGCGACGGAGTACCGAAAGTCCACTTTGGAAACGTTGGGGTCTTCGGTGGATGCTTCGTACAGTGCGATCAATAGAGCTGGCCGATCTGGTACGTCGCGGATTGTTTCGACCACCTGTCCCGCTTGCCACAACAATCCGCCGCTGATGTTCACTGTGGTGTTGTCCGCTGCGGAGTCATCGTCATTCGCCGCGGTGACGGCCTGTGCGGTGATTTCGTGAAGTCGTTTGGCGGCATCCGATTTCTGGTCGGCGGTCTTCAGGTCAACCAACGCGATCAAAAACTCGGCCGTTGGCTTCTGGATTTCCTTTGCCGCGGCCGCTTGGGCGGCATCGGAAAACTGCTTGCCGACTTGTTCGTCCGCGACGATCATGTTGATCAAGTCCGCTAGCGGGCCGCGGGCGGTGCCACCGCTGGAACGGCTGCGGACTTGCCACATCGTCGACGATGGCAAAAACGCGTCGTCACTGCAGATCGCCGCGATCATCGTGTCGCGAATCTCGGGGATCTTTTGGACTTCCGATTCCGGGATTCCGTCGATGATTGAATGAAAGTTCTGCTTTGCGTGGGTGCTTTTCATCGCATGCCGAATGAAATTACGTTTGGCGTCGCTGAACTTGGTTCGGTCGCCCATCGATACCAGTTCGTCCAAACGGTAGCCCGGCATGGCGTCCGCGTCGATTTTTAGCAGCCTTTCAAACATCGAATCTTCGGATTTGGCCTGCTGAACCGATCGGCGCATATCATAGTAGCTATTGCCCATCAGACTCGGCTGCTTCTCGAACGCATCCAAGTACAGGTCGGCGGCTTCCTTGTGCTTTTTGTTTCTGGCCATCGACGCAGCACGCGCGATCAGTTGGCGTGGGTCGGCGGGCCGATCTTCGCTCATGTCTGCCCATAGTTTTTCCGCGTCTTCGCCACGTCCAGCGGCGTTGTACAGTTCCGCCAATTCCAATCGCGCTCGGTTCGATGATGGTGACGACTTCAGCCGCCGCTCGGCGCGTTCAATCAATGGTTCCATGCGACCGGCCGACGTCAGGATTTCGACGGCTTGGCGGCGATAGTATTCTTGGTTGTTCTGGTTGCGGCTTCGGCCGCTGCCCAATTTACGCAAAATCGAATATGCCACTTCGGCTGCGGAATCTTTGTCTTCGCTAGCCATGAACGAGCGCGCGATCTGTAGTTCCACGCTTTCGTCGCGTGTTTTCCCGCCTCGCATCCGACGCAGTACCGCCGCCGCTTTGTCGTTCATGCCCAAACGCCGCAACTGGTCGGCGAGCGCCAATTGCGTGTTGGTATCCATTCGCATCCCGAATAGACGTTGGGCGGACTTCTTGGCGCGTTCGATGTCACCCAATTCGGCGGCTAAGTTCATCGCTGCCATTTCTTTGCGGACCAACATCCGACTGTCCAGCGGATCAAACGAATCGAGCGCATCCAACGCGACACGCGGTTGGTCCAGTTCGCTGGCCAGCCGAGCCCGTTCGATCTGTAAATCGACATCGTCGGGATACTTTTCGCACAACGCGATCAGGGCCCGGTAACAATCTCGGGGACGGTCGTCCCACCAATGCGCGAATGCGGCCAACGCACCACGTGACTTCAGTTCATAGATCGGTGCATCGGGCAGCGGGGTTTGCAGATGTTCGATGATGTCCAACGGCACACGCACGGATCGGTCGTTGCTGTTGCTTTTCGCCGACGGGTCGCTGGGCAGCAGACTGGACAATTCCGCCACCATCGATTGATTGATCAGGGAAGTCGACAACGGCGCTTTGATTTGAATCGATCGATACATGCCGGTGGACGTCTGATAGTAAGTTTGCAGAGTGCCATCGGACGGCGATGAACCTCTGCGGTTTGTTTGGAACGTCTTTCCAATGGCGGAAGCCAAGACCGCGTCCAAAAGCGCCAGCCGGTTTGCGGCAACGAACGACTTTCCACGCTTCGTTGTTTGTCCAATGCTGCTGGCCGATCCGGTGATGCTGTTGCTGCCGATCGTTGATTTTGTGTGGTTGCGGGCGGCTGGCAACAAACGATCAACCAATGCTTGGGCACGCTCGGAGTCGCGGAATTGGACGTGAAACGCAATCGTGGCCAGCAGTTCTTGGATCGATGCGTCAGGTTTCGGTGCCGGGATGTCGAACTCGTTGGCTCGTTCCGGTTGCTCGGCGATGGTGAACTCGTTCATCAACACCGTGCGCAGTGACAGTTGGCTGGACGCCGAACCGGTTGCATGTTTGTCTTCGATTCGGCGGAACTGCTGGACCAGAAGATCCAATTGTTCCGGGCTCAGAGGCTGGATCGGCTTGGAATCCGCCTTGTCCGGATTGTCTTGACCCGGATCGTTCTGGTCCGGATTGTTTTGGTCGGCGGCTGGATCATCTGCGGCATGATCCTCTTCGTCCTCGGGGACTTTGATCCGCTGCATCAGCGTCGGCAGAATGGCGGACAGGCCGTTTTCGGGGTCCAATTTTGCCAGTCGCCAATTCAGTGCTTCTTGACGCTGCTTTTCTTCTTCGGATGGTTCGGCGGCAGGTGTTGCTGAGGCGTATGGCGAGTTCGATGTCCCCGCCACGAGTGCAACAAACGATTGCAGAGAACGGTTTTCCCAGATGGCCATCGCATCATCGATCTGGTCGGTATCGGGCAATGCGAATGGGCCGTCCATCAGCTGGGCAAGGGAGGCGTCCAGTTCGTCCCCGGAAAGCTCCTTGGCGTGTCGAGCCAGCATCAGCATCCGGGCGATGACGCGAGCGTGGCCGAAGGTTCTGGGGCGGACAATCCCGACGCTGCTGCTGGAACCATAGTTTTGAGTTCCGTACCGCCCCAGCTTGTAATTGCGAGCCATCTGATAGCCGTCCTGTCCCCAATACAACGGGCTGGTGAGGTAGTTCGCCGGATAGTTCGCCAGCTGTGGACTGGGTTTGGATGGTTTCTGAGTCGGCGGACTAGCGTCCATGGCCAGATCCAGTTGACGAATCTCGTCGCACAGTTGGATCGCTTCATCGAACCATTTTTCGCGATCGTCGTCGTTTTCGTAAAGCAGCAGTTCGGCGAGCATCAGTTTGACATCCCACAGGCTGGAATCTCGCTTGATCGCTTCACGGCAGATGGCGATCGCGGTTGCGGATTCCCCGCGTGAAGCAGCTGACTGGATCATCGAACCTAAACGGACCGGATCCGAGGCCAGCGAGATTCGTTCGCTCAGCGCGGTGGCAACGTCGATCATTCCGGAATCCAGTTTTAGCTGGACCAACTTGAATCGATTTTCGGGCGTGTCGGCCAATGCGACGATGCGCTGCTGGAACTCCGCGGCGGTTGCGACCTCGTCCGCCAAGTCGCTCAACCGAACCATCGTTTCTAGCAGCGACACATCGCGCGGTTGTTGGGCCAGCAATCGGTCGATGGCTTGGCGAGCGGCCCCATAGTCCTCGATCGATTCGTAGGCGGCGGACGTTAGCAACAGCGTGCCACGCGTGTCGCCATCCTCGCGCCCAATCGCGTTGATGCGCTGAATCAGTTCGTCGACTTCGCCTTTGCGGTCATACAGAGGTGCAATTTGTTTGATAAGCGCGATGCGGTCATCGGATTGGCGTTCGTACTGCATCGCTTGCCAGTACAGTTCGATGGCTTCGTCGGTGCGATAACGATCGGCCAATTGGGAAGCCATCATTCGTCGCGGTGCGTTGTCGCGTGGGGCCACGTTCATCGCCCGGCGCAGTGCAGTGAACGCCTGGTCGTCGCGGTCGGCACGAAACGCCGTGCGAGCCATGTGCAGATAGGATTCAGGGCTGGCTGGGTTGGCATCGATCAGCGATTCGCACGTCGCCAGCGCTTCGTCGATTTGCCCCAGGCGAACCTGCAGGTCGACGAACTTCTGCAAATAGTTGGTGCGAAAACGCGTGTCCACTTTTGCCAAATGTTCGAACAACACTGCTGCGTCGGCGATCCGCGTTTGTCGTTCGGCAATGTCTGCGGCCACGATCAGGACATCGATGTTGTCGGGATCCGACTGCATCGCCTGTTCAATCGATTCGGCGGCCTCGGTCAGTTGTCCAGCCGCTTGCTGCATCATCGCCAACTGCCGCAGGTTCATCGGTGTCGACGGAAGCTGTTTCAAGTCCGCGATCTGCTGGCTTAGCGTGCCAGCCTGTTGGTAGGTCGTGATCAGGTCCTTCAACACCTGTTCTTGTTCGTCCGGGGTTTCTGCAATTTTCTGGGCGACTTCTAGCCGAGCAATCGCTTCGTCATGTTTTTTGGCATCACGCAGTGTCTTGGCGAAACGCAGTTCTTGAGCGAAGGTTAGGTCCAGTTTCGACGCGTCCCGCCATGCCGCCAATGATCGGTCATGCAGGTCGAACGTTCCGAAGACTTCGCCCAATCGAACCAGGGAATCGCGGCCACGTCGGTCTCCTTCGGCGATCGATTCCCAAGCTTGGATGGCTTCGTCTTGGCGGTCCAGCTTGTGCAGATATTCGCCCAGGTATTCGCGGTACTGCGGCGAATCTGGATCGATGTCGATGGCTTGTCGGTACAGTTGGATCGCATCGTCTTGACGTTCGATCCCACGCAATCGATCGGCAATCTGGGACAGCGTGACTGCATCGTCCGATCGCGCGTCGGCAAGCTTTTGCCATACCGCGGCGGCGGCACTGCGTCGTGCATCCAGTTCCGACTTGGGATCGTCCAGCAGCAGTTGTCCCCAACGCAGCAGGTAGTCGGGGTTTTCGGGATCGTCTTTGGCCAGGATTTCGTACTGTCCAGCCGCCGCCTTGGTATCGCCCAACGAAACCAGTACGTCCACCAACGCCAATCGCACATCGGCATCCTCGGGCGCTTTCGCGGCCGCCAACAGCAACGTTTCTTTGGCTTCGTCCAGACGCCCGGCCGAAACCAGGATTCGGCCCAATCGAGTTTGCATTGCCAGGTTGTCCGACGAATCAGCCAAGCGACTTTGGTAGTAGTCGGCAAGCGCGTCGTAGTCGCCCGACTTTAGGAACCCGTCTTCGATTCGATTGCGGACGTCTGTGTACAACCAACTTCCCGGACGCAGTCGAGCCAAGATGACTTCCAGGTCTTCGGTGGCCTGATCGGACTGGCCCAAACGACGCCTCATTTCTGCCGCTTCGACAGCGAACGAAATTTTGTCCTCTTCGTCTTTGGCTGATTTCGATAACGCAACGAATCGCTGCAGGGCCTCTTCGAGGTTTCCCTCTTCGGCCTGAGTCCGTGCGATCTGGCCTCCGACACGTCCGTCGCCTGGGAACATGGATTCCAATTGCGTCCACACGGCCAACGCTTTTTCGTTCTGGCCGGCGCGGCCGTAGATCCGCCCTAGTTCGGTAAAGATTGGCACTGCTTCGTTTCGCGCCGGGCCGCGATCGATCGCCCTCTGCATCGCTGCGGCGGCTTTTTCGGTTTCCCCAATCGCCAACAACGATTTGCCCAAATAGAAACTGCAGGCTGCGTCCTTCGGCAATCGTGTTTCGGCCGTCGCCAACGCTTCGGCTGCTAACGCGGACTTGCCTCGCTGTGCCTGAATCAGGCCTCGGATCATCGTTTTCTGACCCGCCGAATCTGCATCCGGTGGAACCGTCAGCGATTCGATCAAGTCGTCCAGCGACCCGTTTTGGACATGGAAACCGTACACGCGATCCAGTGCAGTCCCCGGGCGTGGCCGCCTCATCAAGACCTGCAGGAAACGATCGGCAGTGATCTGTTCCTTGCTGGATTCTGTACTGGATCCTGTGGGGGCTTGCGCGATGATGGGATCGCCGATCACGGATATGGAGACGCCCATGAACAAGGCGAAGCCCAAGCGGAAACCTGCGGTCAAAACACGGCGGGTATCTGTCACGGGAACCTCTGCGTCGATGAGGATGCCGAATCGAAAGAAATCGATTGGCAAATCGGAAAAGCGGTAGCGACCACCAATCTTAGCGGACCAGGACCGGCCGGGGGGGGAAGCGAAAACCAATCCTCGGAATCCGGCCTGAATCGCGTCCCGATTCACCGATGTGCTATCAATCGGTCATCGAATCGAGCGCCGCCATCATGCCCTTCCAAACCTGGCCGACGTGTTCCGGTGTGGTTCGCCAATTGGTAACGGAGATGCGAATCGCGGGGGTGGCGAAGTATTCGGTCGGTGTCATGTAAAGCTGTCCGCCCGCCTGAACGCGATGCAAATACTGCTGGACTTGCCTGTGTGTCGTCGGTTGACCTGCCAGCGTGAAGACGATGCCGTTCATCCGAACTGGGGCTAACAATTGGAATTCGTCCGCTTCGTCGATCCGCTGACCGATCTGTTTGGCGATTTGACAATTCCGCAGCACGATCTCTTGATATCCCTGACGTCCGTACGCCATCAACGTGAACCATGCTGGCAACGCGCGAAATCGTCGAGAGTTTTCAGGGGTCAGGTTTACGAAATTCGTCGGTGTCGGATCGGATTCCAAATAGGCCGCCGAGTTTTGGAAAACTTCAAGTTGCAGTCTCAGGTGACGGGTGAACACCATCGCCGAGTCGTACGGCACGTTCAGCCATTTGTGCGCGTCGATGGTGATGGAATCGGCTCGGTCCATCCCTGCTACCAACGATTGTGTTTCGGGGACACATGCGGCGAAGCCACCGAAGGCAGCGTCGACGTGAAACCAAGCGGTGAATTCTTTGCAAAGATCCGCCAACGTATTCAAGTCGTCGTAGTCGACGCTGTTGACGGTCCCCGCGTTGCCGACCACCAAGCAGGCTTCGCCCGAACCCCGGATTTCGATCAAACGTTTTCGCA
Protein-coding regions in this window:
- a CDS encoding pyridoxal phosphate-dependent decarboxylase family protein — protein: MYEQLRSDQQHIAEILASVLDDGVRFLGADGDRPAAVVPPAMVPETLPDDGIGASQTLDLFRSKYADWISGSAGPHYFGLVTGGATPASLAGDWLTAVYDQNATGSNDSIAPQIELAAIHMLRQLFGLSEDHSGVFVSGATMANFVGLATGRQWVGRKHGVDIAQAGLSGLPPVRVLCGTPHSSVSKALAMLGIGRDNLERIATLPGREAVDVEAMRKRLIEIRGSGEACLVVGNAGTVNSVDYDDLNTLADLCKEFTAWFHVDAAFGGFAACVPETQSLVAGMDRADSITIDAHKWLNVPYDSAMVFTRHLRLQLEVFQNSAAYLESDPTPTNFVNLTPENSRRFRALPAWFTLMAYGRQGYQEIVLRNCQIAKQIGQRIDEADEFQLLAPVRMNGIVFTLAGQPTTHRQVQQYLHRVQAGGQLYMTPTEYFATPAIRISVTNWRTTPEHVGQVWKGMMAALDSMTD